In Streptomyces puniciscabiei, a single genomic region encodes these proteins:
- a CDS encoding YciI family protein, whose protein sequence is MPRYLSLVRVDETTAPPEGPSPELMKRMGALIEEITKAGVMLDTAGLTPHAQGKRVRWEGGRLAVTDGPFTESKEVVGGYALMQCKDMDEAIEWTKRFLQTHEEYWTVTCEVREIAEA, encoded by the coding sequence ATGCCCCGCTATCTGTCGCTCGTACGCGTCGACGAGACCACCGCTCCGCCCGAGGGCCCCAGCCCCGAGCTGATGAAGCGGATGGGCGCCCTGATCGAGGAGATCACCAAGGCCGGCGTCATGCTCGACACCGCCGGTCTCACCCCGCACGCCCAGGGCAAGCGGGTCCGCTGGGAGGGCGGCAGGCTCGCCGTCACGGACGGGCCGTTCACCGAGTCCAAGGAGGTCGTCGGCGGCTACGCGCTCATGCAGTGCAAGGACATGGACGAGGCGATCGAGTGGACCAAGCGGTTCCTGCAGACCCACGAGGAGTACTGGACCGTGACCTGTGAGGTCCGGGAGATCGCCGAGGCCTGA
- a CDS encoding LCP family protein encodes MTRQEEQRDAGRRVGRRSRALKAVGLTLAGALVLGAALAGYAYWHLNNNIKSVDINSALGDDRPARAVVTPSAAASPLPTGSLNILVLGSDSRSGQANQELGGGDSSGARSDTAMVVHIDAGRTKATVVSIPRDTLVTRPSCPLASGGSTAVAHGAMFNTAYELGGPVCAVKTVESVTDVRMDHYMEIDFSGFARLVDALGGVDVTTTKDIDDDYSHLHLKAGAHHLNGTQALALARTRHGIGDGSDLGRIGLQQMLVKDLLRQMAATDLLTDPAKLYRVADAVTASLTTDTGLDSLGELMRLGQSLKGLTADRVKTVMMPVVTAPSDPNRVIAEEPAASELWASLR; translated from the coding sequence GTGACGCGACAAGAGGAGCAACGCGACGCCGGCAGACGGGTGGGCCGACGGTCGAGAGCGCTGAAGGCCGTCGGCCTCACCCTGGCGGGTGCCCTGGTACTGGGCGCGGCGCTGGCGGGCTACGCGTACTGGCATCTGAACAACAACATCAAGAGCGTCGACATCAACAGCGCACTGGGCGACGACCGGCCGGCCAGAGCGGTGGTCACCCCCTCGGCCGCCGCCTCCCCGCTGCCGACCGGATCCCTGAACATCCTGGTCCTCGGCTCGGACTCGCGCAGCGGCCAGGCCAACCAGGAGCTCGGCGGCGGCGACAGCTCCGGCGCCCGCTCGGACACGGCGATGGTCGTGCACATCGACGCGGGCCGCACGAAGGCCACCGTCGTCAGCATCCCGCGCGACACCCTCGTCACCCGCCCGTCCTGCCCGCTCGCCTCCGGCGGCTCGACGGCGGTGGCCCACGGCGCGATGTTCAACACCGCGTACGAGCTGGGCGGGCCGGTGTGCGCGGTGAAGACCGTGGAGTCGGTCACGGACGTCCGCATGGACCACTACATGGAGATCGACTTCTCCGGTTTCGCCAGGCTGGTGGACGCGCTCGGCGGGGTCGACGTCACCACCACGAAGGACATCGACGACGACTACAGCCATCTGCACCTCAAGGCCGGCGCCCACCACCTGAACGGCACCCAGGCCCTCGCGCTCGCCCGCACCCGGCACGGCATAGGCGACGGCAGCGACCTCGGCCGCATAGGGCTGCAGCAGATGCTGGTCAAGGACCTGTTGCGACAGATGGCCGCCACCGACCTGCTCACCGACCCCGCCAAGCTGTACCGGGTCGCCGACGCGGTCACCGCGAGCCTCACCACCGACACCGGCCTGGACTCCCTGGGCGAGCTGATGCGGCTCGGCCAGAGCCTGAAGGGCCTGACCGCCGACCGCGTGAAGACGGTGATGATGCCCGTCGTCACCGCCCCCTCCGACCCCAACCGGGTGATCGCCGAGGAACCCGCGGCGAGCGAGCTGTGGGCGTCCCTGCGCTGA
- a CDS encoding LacI family DNA-binding transcriptional regulator, with protein sequence MKPSKSAEAQTATLAEIAREAGVSAPTVSKVLNGRADVAPATRTRVEELLRAHGYRRRRAEASRSPLLDLVFHELESAWALEVIRGVENVARDAGLSVVLSESAGRLTPGRTWADQVAARRPHGVVLVLSGLDESQRALLTSRSIPFVVMDPAGDPGPDVPSIGATNWQGGLAATRHLVELGHTRIGAISGPSRMMCSRARVDGYRAALETAGLPVDPSLIVAGDFHHDAGYRLGLELLRRPDRPTAVFAGNDLQALGLYEAARELGLRIPEDLSVVGFDDLPVARWVGPPLTTVRQPLTEMAEAAARLVLELGREPEERTATRVELATSLVVRSSTAAPVAVAG encoded by the coding sequence ATGAAGCCTTCGAAGTCCGCAGAAGCGCAGACGGCGACCCTCGCCGAGATCGCCCGTGAGGCCGGGGTGTCGGCTCCGACTGTTTCGAAGGTGCTCAACGGCCGTGCCGACGTGGCGCCCGCGACCCGCACCCGGGTCGAGGAGCTGCTGCGCGCCCACGGCTACCGCCGCCGCCGCGCCGAGGCGTCCCGCTCCCCGCTGCTCGACCTGGTCTTCCACGAGCTGGAGAGCGCCTGGGCGCTGGAGGTCATCCGGGGCGTGGAGAACGTGGCCCGGGACGCCGGGCTGAGCGTGGTGCTGTCCGAGTCGGCCGGCCGGCTCACCCCCGGCCGGACCTGGGCCGACCAGGTGGCCGCGCGCCGTCCGCACGGCGTGGTGCTGGTGCTGTCCGGGCTCGACGAGTCCCAGCGGGCGCTGCTGACCAGCCGCTCCATCCCGTTCGTGGTGATGGACCCGGCCGGCGACCCGGGCCCGGACGTGCCGTCCATCGGCGCCACCAACTGGCAGGGCGGACTCGCCGCCACCCGCCATCTGGTCGAGCTCGGCCACACCCGCATCGGCGCGATCAGCGGCCCGTCCCGGATGATGTGCAGCCGGGCGCGCGTCGACGGCTACCGCGCCGCCCTGGAGACGGCCGGCCTGCCCGTCGACCCCTCGCTGATCGTGGCCGGCGACTTCCACCACGACGCCGGCTACCGCCTGGGCCTGGAGCTGCTGCGCCGCCCCGACCGGCCGACGGCCGTCTTCGCGGGCAACGACCTGCAGGCGCTCGGCCTGTACGAGGCCGCCCGTGAGCTGGGGCTGCGCATCCCGGAGGACCTCAGCGTCGTCGGCTTCGACGATCTGCCGGTGGCCCGCTGGGTCGGCCCGCCGCTGACGACCGTACGGCAGCCGCTGACCGAGATGGCCGAGGCGGCGGCCCGCCTGGTGCTGGAGCTGGGGCGCGAGCCGGAGGAGCGGACGGCGACCCGGGTGGAGCTGGCGACCAGCCTCGTCGTCCGCAGCAGCACCGCGGCGCCCGTGGCCGTGGCCGGGTGA